The Xiphophorus hellerii strain 12219 chromosome 22, Xiphophorus_hellerii-4.1, whole genome shotgun sequence genome has a window encoding:
- the LOC116713684 gene encoding multiple inositol polyphosphate phosphatase 1-like: MMFCLFYCFMIFCCVHHHTTLKDEESIPPIAIYFNTKGRYEEVNPYLRQDILAVNRSSLQPPSSQCREIYLTAIIRHGTRYPTAKTVRDMQQLHNIVLNNFPEEQSWLREILTQWTMWYTEDMDGRLVQKGVEDLKHLAVRLSKLFPAIISEEKLRGGLFKFITSSKHRCVNSTLSFKAGLTEMWAITDVEFGHEVNDALMRFFDHCTRFVQEVDKNSSAVIEVDKFKQGLEMMRVQKKIAEHLGISSSLITYDMAEAAFLLCTYELAVKAVKSPWCLLFDEDDAKVMEYASDLREFWKRGYGHDINSKSSCLLFHDLFSRLDKAVSENTLHQQVSEAVTVQIGHADTLLPLLTLLGFFKDAVPLTSTNYASQTQRSFCTSRMLPYAANFLLVLYDCGEEGIRLQPLLNEKPLTFPGLTDQQASMPLYEDVRKHYRDLLSGCDFEAECQLLTNPAEV; encoded by the exons AtgatgttttgtcttttttactgctttatgATATTTTGTTGTGTTCATCATCACACGACACTTAAGGATGAAGAAAGCATACCTCCTATTGCCATCTATTTCAACACCAAAGGGAGGTATGAAGAAGTGAACCCATATCTCAGGCAGGACATTCTCGCTGTAAACAGATCTTCTTTACAGCCTCCATCCTCGCAGTGTCGGGAAATCTATCTTACGGCCATCATAAGACACGGGACGAGATATCCAACGGCCAAAACTGTCAGGGACATGCAGCAGCTGCACAACATCGTCCTGAATAATTTCCCAGAGGAGCAGAGCTGGCTGCGTGAAATCCTGACCCAGTGGACGATGTGGTACACTGAGGACATGGACGGCCGACTGGTCCAGAAAGGTGTGGAGGATCTGAAGCATCTGGCCGTCAGGCTGTCAAAGCTCTTCCCGGCAATCATCTCTGAGGAGAAACTTCGAGGTGGACTCTTCAAGTTCATAACCAGCTCCAAGCACCGATGTGTGAACAGCACGCTGTCCTTCAAAGCAGGGCTGACGGAGATGTGGGCCATCACAG ATGTGGAGTTTGGCCATGAAGTAAATGATGCTCTCATGAGGTTCTTTGACCATTGTACCAGGTTTGTGCAGGAAGTTGATAAAAACTCGTCAGCTGTGATAGAGGTGGACAAGTTCAAGCAGGGACTGGAGATGATGAGGGTCCAGAAGAAAATTGCAGAGCATCTGGGAATCTCATCCAGTTTAATCACATATG ATATGGCCGAGGCAGCATTTCTCTTGTGCACTTATGAACTTGCTGTCAAGGCAGTAAAGTCCCCCTGGTGTCTACTCTTTGATGAGGATGATGCAAAG GTTATGGAGTATGCCAGTGACCTGAGGGAGTTCTGGAAAAGAGGCTACGGTCATGACATCAACAGCAAGTCAAGCTGCCTCCTCTTTCATGACCTGTTCAGTCGACTGGACAAGGCAGTCAGCGAGAACAC GTTACATCAGCAGGTCAGTGAAGCGGTGACTGTCCAGATCGGCCACGCAGACACCCTGCTGCCATTGCTCACCCTGCTCGGCTTTTTCAAGGACGCAGTCCCACTGACATCGACCAACTACGCCTCGCAGACTCAACGCTCTTTCTGCACCAGCCGCATGTTGCCTTACGCTGCCAATTTCCTCCTGGTGTTGTACGACTGTGGAGAGGAAGGCATCAGGCTGCAACCTCTGCTGAACGAGAAGCCTTTGACCTTCCCTGGTCTGACTGATCAGCAGGCCTCCATGCCGCTCTATGAAGATGTCCGAAAGCACTACAGAGATCTTCTCAGTGGGTGTGACTTTGAGGCCGAATGCCAACTACTCACAAATCCTGCTGAAGTTTAg